A stretch of Aedes aegypti strain LVP_AGWG chromosome 2, AaegL5.0 Primary Assembly, whole genome shotgun sequence DNA encodes these proteins:
- the LOC5569062 gene encoding neural-cadherin isoform X3, whose amino-acid sequence MVDPLKIFWVLTNSTYLVTKFIKTGNADKNDYPLYFEKVIYEADIDENVEVNHNFLNVTAKTHAEAPSIRYKITSGNIGDVFAIHNTTGALYVAKALDYEKIKKYELRLTVSDSFKENYTTVLVNVKDVNDNPPVFERSSYRTQITEEDDRGLPKRVMRVTASDADVERPSNIIYFLTGPGIDIENPSESNFDINKATGEIFVLKPLNRDPPHGRPLWKFTVFAQDEGGEGLVGFTEVQIKLKDINDNAPSFPQGIYYGNVTENGTVGMYVMTIKAQDNDDVDEGTHAKIVYSIEKNAIEEETGLPIFDINPDTGVITTAVCCLDREKTPDYSLQIVATDGGGLKGTGTASIKVKDLNDMPPHFTKDEWFVEVEETDGNILPEAPILTVTVNDDDEINNFQYKIIESSGYGADKFAMIKNNDGTGSLRVVQPLDFEDPMQINGFRFRIQVTDNEGINDTDKYHVDHSWVIVKLKDINDNTPRFRRPHMEAYTSENDEVGKTLVSFKAIDIDKAGKSKITYMINRATDRKRQFSISDEGTVTIQRQLDREAISKYNLEILAIDDGVPPRTATATLTVEVKDVNDNAPVFAEEYRPILLENSPASKIIEISAIDQDDRRMENGPPFQFRMDPDADDVIRTSFKVEQNNKGDGMAVVSSLRSFDREYRKQYEIPIVIKDSGNPAQTGTSTLTVTIGDVNDNIMQPGSKEVVVYNYQGQAPDTPIGRVFVNDLDDWDTSDKLFYWDELENPRFKLDDTSGMVTMRRGAREGRYKLRFKIYDRKHAHESHANMSVVVKHISYEAIVNSGSIRLLGITDEDFIRIWDYRTQNIFKSKLERFREKLAELLNIDKKNVDVFSVQIKQKSPAITDVRFSARNAYYFKAVQLNGVVLLHKEDIEQAVGINITMVNIDECLVENGDCNGSCTHIMEVQANPSLVNANKTALVGVQIKSTAECMCNAREYKQQQSCKSHPCLNGGRCSDTKSGIRCSCPPGYSGPRCQQTVRSFRGNGWAWYPSLDMCDKSHISVEFITTKAEGLIFYNGPIVPPDDNNEQQQSDFIALELEQGYPRFLIDYGSGTLELRIQTKNPLNDGDWHRIDLFWDTERVKMIVDYCRTAVITEADDGNIVEFVDHTCQAAGRVPQFNEYLNLNTPLQIGGVFREKFDYTYNRWQYMPVAAGFEGCIRNFKHNGILYDLSHPGLSKSTMSGCVFTQEVCDLNPQVSKCLEHGKCIGNFDDAKCECNPGWSGTYCSLPTTPTTFKTHSYVKYALSFEPDKFTTQIQLRFRTRETFGELFRISDQHMREYGIIELKEAKLWFRYSLNSGQVEERDVSLSAVEVDDGQWHVVRIQRYGSAAILELDGGEGANFNQSFSFDGHQWLSVDKQEGVYAGGKPEYTGVKTFEVQADYQKSCIDDIRLDGKSLPLPPTTNGTQWGQATMAKNIERYCSSNNPCQNAYCPEPFECVDLWNKYECACGDGMIISPEGKTCIDRNECLDYPCLNGGTCINQEPRFKYKCICPDSYWGESCEFLKERQALKFSTSALAAVITCLLLIIILLFLYFSCSRRRSANFNKKPATKDDIRENIINYCDEGGGENDMTAFDMKTLKIPIGPLPELVQHKAPPVPASYAITQVPILQSCPTRSSPRSTCSWTIANEGWTSIPHPGPSTTCEIMPTKVVGVRRAH is encoded by the exons GTCACAGCATCGGACGCTGATGTGGAGCGACCGAGCAACATAATCTACTTCCTGACCGGGCCCGGAATCGACATCGAAAATCCGTCGGAGAGCAACTTCGACATCAACAAAGCGACGggggaaatatttgttttaaag CCGCTTAATCGAGACCCGCCCCATGGGAGACCATTGTGGAAGTTTACGGTGTTTGCCCAGGACGAAGGCGGCGAGGGACTGGTGGGGTTCACCGAGGTCCAAATCAAACTGAAAGACATCAACGATAATGCTCCATCGTTCCCGCAGGGGATTTACTACGGGAATGTGACCGAAAATGGGACGGTCGGAATGTATGTGATGACAATAAAGGCACAGGACAATGATGACGTGGACGAGGGAACGCATGCCAAAATCGTCTACTCGATAGAAAAAAACGCAATAGAGGAGGAAACGGGACTGCCTATTTTTGATATTAACCCGGACACGGGAGTCATTACGACAGCGGTGTGCTGTCTGGATCGGGAGAAAACTCCGGATTACTCACTGCAAATAGTGGCCACGGACGGGGGAGGGCTTAAAGGTACGGGGACGGCATCGATAAAAGTGAAAGACCTGAACGATATGCCTCCACATTTTACAAAAGATGAATGGTTCGTGGAGGTCGAGGAAACTGATGGGAATATACTGCCAGAGGCGCCAATTCTCACAGTAACCGTTAACGACGATGATGAGATTAACAACTTTCAGTATAAGATCATCGAAAGTAGTGGATATGGAGCGGATAAGTTCGCCATGATCAAAAACAACGATGGAACTGGTAGTTTGAGGGTGGTTCAACCGTTGGACTTTGAAGATCCGATGCAGATCAATGGGTTTCGCTTTCGGATTCAAGTCACAGACAACGAAGGAATCAACGACACTGATAAGTATCACGTTGATCATTCGTGGGTTATCGTAAAGCTGAAAGACATCAACGATAATACCCCACGGTTTCGAAGACCACATATGGAAGCTTACACATCAGAAAACGACGAAGTCGGCAAGACACTGGTCAGCTTCAAGGCCATTGATATCGACAAGGCCGGAAAGAGCAAGATAACCTACATGATCAACAGAGCAACAGACCGGAAACGGCAGTTCTCGATCAGTGATGAAGGAACGGTCACGATCCAACGCCAGCTTGATCGAGAAGCAATCTCCAAGTACAATCTGGAAATACTTGCCATCGATGATGGAGTTCCGCCACGAACAGCCACCGCAACTCTCACCGTAGAAGTTAAGGACGTCAATGATAACGCTCCCGTCTTCGCTGAAGAGTACAGACCCATTCTGCTGGAAAACTCCCCAGCATccaaaatcattgaaatatCTGCCATCGATCAGGATGACCGAAGAATGGAAAACGGACCTCCGTTCCAGTTTCGGATGGACCCGGACGCTGACGACGTCATTCGGACGTCGTTCAAGGTTGAACAGAACAACAAAGGGGATGGCATGGCTGTCGTTTCTTCGCTTAGATCATTTGACCGAGAGTATCGCAAGCAGTATGAGATACCTATTGTGATCAAAGACTCCGGTAATCCCGCACAAACCGGGACCAGCACTCTGACCGTGACGATAGGGGATGTCAACGATAATATAATGCAACCGGGGTCGAAGGAAGTGGTCGTTTACAATTATCAGGGACAAGCTCCGGACACTCCGATCGGCAGGGTGTTTGTGAATGATTTGGACGATTGGGACACGTCAGATAAGCTGTTCTATTGGGACGAGTTGGAAAATCCAAGGTTCAAACTAGACGACACTTCTGGAATGGTAACCATGCGAAGGGGAGCTCGGGAAGGTCGATATAAGCTGCGTTTCAAAATTTATGATCGAAAGCACGCTCACGAATCGCATGCCAATATGTCGGTGGTTGTGAAGCACATTTCCTACGAAGCTATTGTCAACTCGGGCTCGATCCGTTTGCTAGGAATCACAGATGAGGACTTCATTCGGATATGGGACTACCGAACgcagaacattttcaaaagcaaGTTGGAGCGCTTCAGGGAGAAGTTGGCCGAGCTTTTGAACATCGACAAGAAGAATGTGGATGTGTTCAGTGTGCAGATAAAGCAAAAGAGTCCAGCAATCACGGATGTGAGGTTCTCAGCGAGAAACGCATACTACTTCAAAGCAGTTCAGCTGAATGGAGTCGTATTACTGCACAAGGAAGATATCGAACAAGCGGTTGGCATTAATATAACCATGGTCAACATCGACGAATGTCTGGTGGAAAATGGTGACTGCAACGGATCGTGCACTCACATAATGGAGGTTCAAGCGAACCCATCCCTGGTTAACGCCAACAAAACAGCTTTGGTTGGGGTACAGATCAAATCAACGGCAGAGTGCATGTGCAATGCCAGAGAATACAAGCAGCAGCAAAGTTGCAAATCGCATCCATGTCTGAACGGAGGCAGATGCTCGGACACCAAATCCGGGATACGCTGCTCCTGTCCTCCCGGTTACAGTGGACCGCGATGTCAGCAAACGGTGCGTAGTTTTCGAGGCAACGGCTGGGCATGGTATCCATCGCTGGACATGTGCGACAAGTCACATATCAGCGTAGAATTCATCACAACGAAAGCGGAAGGACTAATTTTCTACAATGGTCCAATCGTCCCACCAGATGACAACAACGAGCAACAGCAGTCCGATTTTATTGCACTGGAATTAGAACAAGGGTATCCGAGATTCCTCATCGACTACGGATCCGGAACGTTGGAATTGCGGATACAAACCAAGAATCCATTGAACGATGGGGACTGGCATAGGATAGATTTGTTCTGGGATACGGAACGAGTGAAAATGATTGTCGATTACTGTAGAACGGCGGTCATTACGGAAGCAGATGACGGTAATATAGTAGAGTTTGTAGACCACACATGTCAAGCCGCCGGGCGCGTTCCACAATTCAACGAGTACCTAAACCTGAACACTCCGCTGCAAATAGGAGGAGTGTTTCGAGAGAAGTTCGATTATACTTACAACCGATGGCAGTACATGCCAGTAGCAGCTGGTTTTGAAGGTTGCATTCGTAACTTCAAGCACAACGGGATTCTCTACGATCTGTCACATCCAGGTCTCTCCAAAAGCACCATGTCTGGATGCGTTTTTACTCAAGAAGTTTGCGACCTGAATCCACAAGTTTCGAAATGCTTGGAACATGGCAAATGTATTGGCAATTTCGATGACGCCAAATGCGAGTGCAACCCAGGTTGGTCGGGAACCTACTGTAGCCTACCGACAACTCCAACAACCTTCAAAACTCACAGCTACGTGAAGTACGCATTGAGCTTCGAGCCGGACAAGTTCACCACGCAAATTCAGCTGCGTTTCAGGACGCGGGAAACGTTCGGGGAGCTGTTCCGAATAAGCGATCAGCATATGCGAGAGTACGGCATCATTGAGCTGAAGGAAGCCAAGCTGTGGTTCCGGTACAGCTTGAACTCCGGACAGGTCGAAGAGCGTGACGTATCGCTGAGCGCCGTTGAGGTAGATGACGGCCAGTGGCATGTGGTCAGGATCCAACGGTACGGATCGGCAGCCATTTTGGAACTGGATGGCGGGGAGGGTGCTAATTTCAACCAGAGTTTTTCGTTCGATGGACACCAGTGGTTGTCGGTGGATAAGCAGGAAGGCGTTTATGCCGGCGGTAAGCCGGAGTACACGGGGGTGAAGACCTTCGAGGTGCAGGCGGATTACCAGAAGAGCTGTATCGATGATATAAG ATTGGATGGCAAAAGCCTGCCTTTGCCTCCGACGACCAACGGCACCCAGTGGGGTCAGGCAACGATGGCGAAAAACATCGAACGGTATTGTTCGTCCAACAATCCGTGCCAGAATGCGTACTGTCCAGAGCCATTCGAGTGCGTCGATCTCTGGAACAAGTACGAATGCGC CTGTGGTGATGGAATGATCATCTCGCCGGAGGGCAAAACCTGTATCGACCGGAACGAATGTCTGGACTATCCGTGTCTGAATGGAGGAACCTGCATCAACCAGGAGCCCCGGTTCAAGTACAAATGTATCTGTCCGGACTCGTACTGGGGCGAGAGCTgcgaatttctgaaggaacgaCAAGCGTTGAAATTCAGCACAAGTGCCTTGGCTGCTGTAATTACATGTCTATTGCTGATTATTA TTTTATTGTTTCTGTACTTTTCTTGTTCTCGCCGCCGTTCGGCAAACTTCAACAAGAAACCTGCAACGAAGGATGACATCCGAGAAAACATCATCAACTACTGCGACGAAGGCGGTGGCGAAAACGACATGACTGCGTTCGACATGAAAACCCTCAAAATTCCTATAGGACCACTTCCGGAGCTGGTGCAGCACAAAGCACCTCCCGTAC CGGCTTCCTATGCCATCACCCAGGTCCCGATATTGCAGTCGTGTCCGACCAGGTCCTCACCAAGATCGACGTGTTCCTGGACGATCGCAAACGAAGGGTGGACGTCGATCCCGCATCCGGGCCCTTCGACGACCTGCGAAATTATGCCTACGAAGGTTGTGGGAGTACGTCGGGCTCACTAA